The genomic DNA GCTTCTCTGCGTCTGTCGTGGTGTaaaggggagagagagatgccCACTTACTACTGAAGATGGTCCAGAGGGGAGGTGGCAAAGGGGCATACAGATTCTAGACTTGCTTGGCTCTGCaaggggtggttgttgatcacTGATCACTCTCCACAAATCGAGGAACTGATGGTTTCGAGAAGAGCTTGTTCTTGTGCGGTTGGAGGCCTGGGGCGTGACTCTATTTGAAGATATAAACTTGTTCGAACGTCCGGAAGTCCGTGTGTTCCAGAAATATAGCGCGCTCAGAACATGAGCATGTGGAAGCCAAAAAGAGAGCAGCGGGAAGAGCGCTGTCTCTAGACCGGAGCTTGCCGGACTGGAAAaatggtgtggtgttgtggctgCGCCGACTCGCacatggaggagctggaagggTAAGGGGAACGAGAGTTGCAGGTGCTGAGAGATCTGAAACTTTGGACAGGTGAGGGTCTTTTCAGCCAGGATATTAAACACTTTGAAAAGACTCGACGATGGGCCTGCCCAACCACACCCACTTCTTCCCGAGCGAGACGCAGTGCGTGCCCATTGCCCCCATGTCAtgtcccatcccatccatgcCCTGGCAGCATGATGAAATGGATGGGCGGGGTTCTGGGCCCCCAAAGAATCCGACGTCATCGGTCCACCGCTAAATTTGAGGGTCGTGAGCTTTCTTCTCGGGCTCCACCGAGTTTCCGTCCGCTGACATGCACCACCACTGGGCTACGACATCCGCCAGTGACATGTCACCCCAGACAGATGCGAACCGACAACAAGCTTTCTACGGGCTGAGGGCCGACTCGGACATCTCACCGCAAGTGTGCATGTAGCGCAGCGTTTGTCGAGATGCGTCGAGATGGGCTGCGTTTAACAAAGCTGGCGCGGTGCCTGGGCAAAAACCGTTAGTGTCACTCTTCCCCAGACGgggccacctcccccatcctcccgCGCGCAGTGGCTGAAACAAGCTGAGGGGCCAAACCGGATTTCAAGTCCCTTTCATCTGTAAGTCAACAaaaatatctttttatctCACACGGCACTCCTCTTTGCAGTCATTGGGGTCCATTCTGGTCGCCGACTCCTTTTTGTGCAGCAAACTCAGCCTAGCACATACATACACATGCTGCCCAATTATGTAATACATGGGTGGGGTCTCGAGCCTTCATTCCTCTGTCCAGTGGGTTGCCAACGCCCTCACAGGCCCGGTCCGTCTGTCATATGTCAATGTCATTGTGACATCAGGTAACCAAGATATCTACCCCAATTGCATCTGGTGTTTACTTACAACGTGCTCTCTCTTGAAGAGTGCACATGGTTGTATGCTCACCAGCATTTCATCAGGGCGCCGCGATCTCCCTGGTCTAGAACTTACGTACATTGCCGAGGATCAGTACATGCTTAAACTCTTGGTGAACAGGGGTTGCCAAAAGCTTTCTCTGGTGGAGACTGTAGATGTAACCTTATCGACGCGACTGCGGGATGCCTCAAAGAAACTTTGAAGAGTCCTGTAACTCAAGGTGTGGTAATCTGCAATAATGCAAGAGATACGAAGGACCACGTCCGATATTCCAGCGAGGCCTAGGCCTTTGTCATATACTGACATCGGCACTCGACAAACCTCGAGGCTCCCAGCACACCTCCAGTCAACATATACCTCCCACCTCCGATCGAGCTCACGAACGTCGTGGGATGGCCTCGAACTGAGCCACCCTCTTCCTATCCCCCGTCTTAGATCGGCATCACCAAGACCAGCACGCCGCCTAGGAAGACCTCATTCCATAGCCTATCTTCCAGACAACCATATCTTGAACGTTGACAGATGGAGCTACGATAGGGTGCGCATGCCATCTGCACCCTCTTCAACGGAGCCTCCAGAGTCTGAGCCCCTTCCACGGCCATGCAGTCCACCGACAACTCGCCggtctcctcccccttccccttcatcacTTTCAAGCCGGCCAATATCGGTGCACTTTGTAAACGCCTTTGGCGGGCCAGACGATCCAATATTGCCGTTGTCATCAACGCCTTATCATGCAGCTGGAACGGGAGCGAGCACTCCCACACTCTCGGTCACCCACCCTGATGGATCAACCGAACCTTGTTCTTTGATGCTTCCCAGCCCTCTCCATCAAGTCCAGCAGGAGCAACCCGCTCTCTATTCAGCAGCCGAGACAGAGCCTTGCTCAAATCTGAAACATGATGTTCACACGGCCCCAAGCACAAATAAACCCCCATCGCCACTAGGTGAAACAGCAGAAGGGGACACGGCCAAAAGCAGGACTGGGAGACAGAGGGGAATGTCGGTGGACAGCATCATGAACACGCCTGGCTGCTGCGGTCTATGCGAGAGACGTACAGCCAAATTGATAGGCGGGAAGATTACGGCTTGGGTGATGGGAACATTGATCCCAGTTACCTTTGGAGTCATGACAGGGATCTTGTCCAAAATGTTCCACTGATCAATGTCCATCTCTGGGGCTAATCATCGTCTGGGGGGGCAGCTCGGACAtctcgtcgaggttgtgaCCCCAGAGA from Podospora pseudoanserina strain CBS 124.78 chromosome 2, whole genome shotgun sequence includes the following:
- a CDS encoding hypothetical protein (EggNog:ENOG503PZN1), giving the protein MTSDSLGAQNPAHPFHHAARAWMGWDMTWGQWARTASRSGRSGCGWAGPSSSLFKVFNILAEKTLTCPKFQISQHLQLSFPLPFQLLHVRVGAATTPHHFSSPASSGLETALFPLLSFWLPHAHVLSALYFWNTRTSGRSNKFISSNRVTPQASNRTRTSSSRNHQFLDLWRVISDQQPPLAEPSKSRICMPLCHLPSGPSSVPVEPRDVAVKTASRPIGNLREGRFRIKGRPSPPPVPDVDKTTSKENHEKKMCGTSISYACSTTLISKSITCSCDTIKAYGKSTLFCGTCSNPRCRELRGEVAQASTQVSSSA